A genomic region of Ursus arctos isolate Adak ecotype North America unplaced genomic scaffold, UrsArc2.0 scaffold_8, whole genome shotgun sequence contains the following coding sequences:
- the LOC123000215 gene encoding neurexin-1-like, with translation MGTALLQRGGCFLLCLSLLLLGCWAELGSGLEFPGAEGQWTRFPKWNACCESEMSFQLKTRSARGLVLYFDDEGFCDFLELILTRGGRLQLSFSIFCAEPATLLADTPVNDGAWHNVRIRRQFRNTTLFIDQVEAKWVEVKSKRRDMTVFSGLFVGGLPPELRAAALKLTLASVREREPFKGWIRDVRVNSSQALPVDSGEVKLDDEPPNSGGGSPCEAGEEGEGGVCLNGGVCSVVDDQAVCDCSRTGFRGKDCSQGLAHLMMGDQGMGSVPFPLCFQCFLVL, from the coding sequence ATGGGGACGGCGCTTCTCCAGCGCGGGGGCTGCTTTCTCCTGTGCCTCTCGCTGCTGCTCCTGGGCTGCTGGGCAGAGCTGGGCAGCGGGCTGGAGTTCCCGGGCGCTGAGGGCCAGTGGACGCGCTTCCCCAAGTGGAACGCCTGCTGCGAGAGCGAGATGAGCTTCCAGCTCAAGACGCGCAGTGCCCGCGGCCTAGTGCTCTACTTCGACGACGAGGGCTTCTGCGACTTCCTGGAGCTCATCCTGACGCGCGGCGGCCGCCTACAGCTCAGCTTCTCCATTTTCTGTGCGGAGCCCGCCACGCTCCTGGCTGACACGCCGGTCAACGACGGCGCATGGCACAACGTGCGTATCCGCCGGCAGTTCCGCAACACCACGCTCTTCATCGACCAGGTGGAGGCCAAGTGGGTGGAAGTGAAGTCAAAGCGCAGGGACATGACGGTGTTCAGCGGCCTCTTTGTGGGGGGGCTGCCCCCGGAACTGCGCGCTGCAGCGCTCAAGCTGACGCTGGCCTCCGTAAGGGAGCGAGAGCCCTTTAAAGGGTGGATTCGCGACGTGAGGGTCAACTCCTCCCAGGCCCTGCCGGTGGACAGCGGCGAGGTGAAGCTGGACGACGAGCCGCCCAATAGCGGTGGGGGGAGCCCGTGCGAGGCGGGCGAGGAGGGCGAGGGCGGGGTGTGCCTCAACGGAGGCGTGTGCTCCGTGGTGGACGACCAGGCGGTGTGCGACTGCTCGCGAACCGGCTTCCGCGGCAAGGACTGCAGCCAAG